A region of Nitrospinota bacterium DNA encodes the following proteins:
- the trpS gene encoding tryptophan--tRNA ligase: protein MNKKRVLSGMQTTGNLHLGNLLGALTNWVKLQEEYDCYYFAADWHALSSNYEDTGRLKENLTDLAVNWLSAGLSPDKCVMFVQSLIPEHAVLHLLFSMITPLPWLERVPSYKEKMEQVENRDLHTYGFLGYPVLQAADIVLYKADFVPVGIDQLPHLELTRELVRRFHDIYKRHVFTEPQPLMSETPKLPGVDGRKMSKSYNNAIYLSDPKEVMAHKIKNIVTDPARVKRTDPGDPEKCVAYSFHKVFTPAEEHPWIIEGCTQAKIGCVECKKRLEGHIFERIGPLVEKRQYWSAHSDEALGALFDGTEKARKVARATLSEAEQAMGLDVSGMLKR, encoded by the coding sequence ATGAACAAGAAAAGAGTCCTTTCCGGAATGCAGACCACCGGAAACCTCCATTTGGGCAACCTGTTGGGGGCTCTCACCAACTGGGTTAAACTTCAGGAAGAATACGACTGTTACTATTTCGCGGCGGACTGGCACGCCCTGTCCTCCAATTACGAGGACACGGGAAGGTTAAAGGAAAACCTGACCGACCTGGCGGTAAACTGGCTTTCCGCCGGGCTGAGCCCGGACAAATGCGTAATGTTTGTCCAGTCGCTCATACCGGAACACGCGGTGCTCCACCTTCTGTTTTCGATGATAACCCCCCTGCCATGGCTGGAGCGGGTTCCAAGCTATAAGGAAAAAATGGAGCAGGTGGAGAACCGGGATCTCCACACCTACGGGTTTTTGGGATACCCGGTGCTTCAGGCGGCGGATATTGTGCTGTACAAGGCCGATTTCGTGCCGGTAGGGATAGACCAACTGCCCCATCTGGAGCTTACCCGGGAGCTTGTCCGCAGGTTCCACGACATCTACAAGCGGCATGTTTTCACCGAGCCCCAGCCGTTGATGAGCGAGACGCCCAAACTGCCGGGCGTGGACGGCAGGAAGATGAGCAAATCTTACAATAACGCCATATATCTTTCAGACCCGAAAGAGGTGATGGCCCACAAGATAAAGAATATCGTTACCGACCCGGCCCGGGTTAAACGGACCGACCCTGGCGACCCTGAAAAATGCGTGGCTTACAGCTTCCACAAGGTTTTCACCCCTGCGGAGGAGCATCCATGGATCATAGAGGGATGCACCCAGGCCAAAATCGGGTGTGTGGAGTGCAAAAAACGGTTAGAAGGGCATATTTTTGAACGGATTGGGCCGCTGGTTGAAAAGCGGCAATACTGGTCCGCCCATAGCGATGAAGCCCTTGGGGCGCTGTTTGACGGCACGGAAAAAGCCCGCAAAGTGGCCCGCGCCACCCTGTCGGAGGCGGAACAGGCCATGGGGCTGGATGTGAGCGGCATGCTCAAGAGGTGA